From Penicillium digitatum chromosome 5, complete sequence, one genomic window encodes:
- a CDS encoding Golgi matrix protein, putative: MSEGIPPSANPSAKSKKNKKKAAKAKADSKTDEHPEDAQVNHNVPDDEPHDSNQDPMQVSESNGANIDTIEGRLPDRSLNNQEPVAASDAPIGTDIQSDPASDGTEPKDRFDALVRDRDSLRAEVADMRKSLEEIQSKHTADMEALQEKLNDAESKKEQAETQFQMLLERVNTIKSQLGERLKEDAEELSLARSQIEDLEDENNNLKHELDSKSIQLLELSGDSAEKEKELSILRDRTNLSQQNWLKEKEELLEQEAYLQSEFEQAKEAMHNWEILAMEERSIRENLNEKVGDLEEQLSNLRDGYERATHERDTQQSTVDGLQRALQEIQVARKQELRELVESSDSQLEDLRRSLREAQKQATDADEGLQNAQEEIERVRPFEKEVKEKNLLIGKLRHEAVTLNDHLTKALRFLKKGKPEDNVDRHIVTNHLLHFLALDRSDPKKFQILQLIAALLGWNDEQREQAGLARPGTSSMPGKLRVPGTPLRTPSTPNLVTEFMDNGTSSKESLAELWSNFLEQEAEVGNMNPSRRGSHQGPPK, translated from the exons ATGAGTGAAGGAATTCCACCGTCTGCTAATCCAA GCGCGAAgtccaagaagaacaagaagaaggccgcaaaagcaaaagccgACTCCAAGACCGACGAGCATCCAGAGGATGCGCAAGTCAATCACAATGTCCCTGAT GACGAGCCTCATGATTCCAACCAGGACCCCATGCAAGTGTCGGAATCCAACGGCGCCAACATCGACACGATAGAAGGCCGTCTACCAGATCGGTCTCTCAATAACCAGGAGCCCGTAGCTGCGAGCGATGCCCCCATAGGAACCGATATCCAGTCTGATCCCGCTTCCGATGGCACCGAGCCAAAGGACCGATTCGATGCACTTGTTCGAGATCGCGACTCGTTACGCGCGGAAGTAGCCGACATGCGAAAATCATTGGAGGAGATTCAGTCCAAGCACACCGCGGACATGGAAGCTCTGCAGGAGAAATTGAACGATGCGGAGAGCAAAAAGGAGCAGGCTGAAACGCAGTTCCAGATGCTCCTGGAACGAGTTAACACCATCAAATCGCAACTAGGGGAGCGGCTCAAGGAGGATGCT GAGGAATTATCCCTAGCGCGCTCACAAATCGAAGACCTCGAAGACGAGAACAATAACTTGAAACATGAGCTCGATTCAAAGTCCATCCAACTGTTAGAACTATCGGGCGACTCagcagaaaaagagaaggagTTGTCCATTCTTCGGGACCGGACAAACTTATCCCAACAAAATTGGTTgaaggagaaggaagagTTGCTCGAGCAAGAGGCCTACCTCCAGTCAGAGTTTGAACAAGCGAAGGAGGCTATGCATAACTGGGAAATTCTTGCCATGGAGGAGAGATCTATCAGGGAGAACCTGAATGAGAAGGTCGGGGATCTGGAGGAGCAGCTCAGCAACCTAAGAGATGGTTATGAACGAGCCACCCATGAACGTGATACCCAACAGTCAACAGTTGACGGCCTCCAGCGGGCTTTACAGGAAATTCAAGTGGCGCGAAAGCAAGAGCTGCGGGAGCTTGTCGAGAGCTCTGATTCTCAACTCGAGGACCTCCGGCGCTCTCTGCGGGAAGCACAGAAGCAGGCCACTGACGCCGATGAGGGTCTCCAGAATGCCCAAGAAGAGATTGAGCGAGTCCGGCCGTTTGAGAAAGAGGTCAAAGAGAAGAACCTTCTCATTGGCAAGCTACGGCATGAGGCAGTTACGTTGAATGACCACCTGACGAAAGCCCTACGTTTCCTCAAGAAAGGGAAGCCGGAGGATAATGTTGATAG ACATATTGTCACCAACCATTTGTTGCACTTCCTTGCTTTGGACCGATCTGATCCGAAGAAATTCCAAATATTGCAACTAATTGCCGCACTCTTAGGCTGGAACGATG AGCAACGTGAACAGGCAGGTCTTGCCCGCCCAGGGACCTCGAGTATGCCCGGGAAGCTCCGAGTCCCTGGCACTCCCCTCCGCACCCCGAGCACACCAAACCTGGTGACGGAGTTCATGGACAATGGTACCTCCAGTAAAGAGTCGTTAGCTGAACTATGGTCTAATTTCCTGGAGCAAGAAGCCGAGGTGGGTAATATGAATCCATCGCGACGCGGAAGTCATCAAGGGCCTCCCAAATGA